From the genome of Mesorhizobium japonicum MAFF 303099, one region includes:
- a CDS encoding amidase, with amino-acid sequence MMRPETKHAVPRAGDVCRLSAVELAGAIRRKKLSVREVVTAFLDRIETVNPLVNAIVSLRERGDILREADAADARQASETGKLFGLPIAIKDLASTTGLRTSFGSPIFADFVPQEDDFFVERIRNAGAIIIGKTNVPEFGLGSNTYNNVFGPTLNAFDPALTAGGSSGGAAVALALDMVPVADGSDFGGSLRNPAGWNNVYGFRPSQGLVPAGPDLEVFHAQMGIEGPMGRNVADMALLLDVQAGYHPQAPLSYEKPGSFLEGLAPPSTGGRVAWLGDLGGHLPIEAGILDLCQAALGRFSDQSFAVEPLLPDFDFEALWQAFVTLRQASSGCALKVHYDDPSRRGMLKPEAIWEIENAMRLTAPQIRAASVVRTSWHRMLLSIFDRFDLIALPTAQVFPFEVGMHWPSEVAGRPMDSYHRWMQVSAFATLGGCPAVNVPVGFDDKGRPMGMQLIGRPRGDLAVLRAATAYEATLPWQAGA; translated from the coding sequence ATGATGCGCCCTGAGACCAAGCATGCCGTGCCGCGGGCCGGCGATGTCTGCCGCCTGTCCGCCGTCGAGCTGGCCGGCGCCATTCGCCGCAAGAAACTGTCCGTGCGCGAGGTGGTGACGGCCTTCCTCGACCGCATCGAAACGGTCAACCCGCTGGTCAACGCCATCGTCTCGTTGCGCGAGCGCGGCGATATCCTGCGCGAGGCCGATGCAGCCGATGCCAGGCAAGCGAGTGAAACCGGGAAGCTCTTCGGCCTGCCGATCGCCATCAAGGACCTCGCCTCGACGACCGGGCTCAGGACCTCCTTCGGCTCGCCGATCTTCGCCGATTTCGTGCCGCAGGAAGACGATTTCTTCGTCGAGCGCATCCGCAACGCCGGCGCCATCATCATCGGCAAGACCAATGTCCCCGAATTCGGGTTGGGATCCAACACCTACAACAATGTCTTCGGGCCGACGCTGAACGCTTTCGATCCGGCGCTCACCGCCGGCGGCTCGAGCGGCGGCGCGGCGGTGGCGCTGGCGCTCGACATGGTCCCCGTCGCCGATGGCAGCGACTTCGGCGGCTCGCTGCGCAATCCGGCAGGCTGGAACAATGTCTACGGTTTCCGGCCGTCGCAAGGGCTTGTTCCCGCCGGACCCGATCTTGAGGTCTTCCATGCGCAGATGGGCATCGAGGGTCCGATGGGCCGCAATGTCGCCGACATGGCGCTGCTGCTCGACGTACAGGCGGGCTACCATCCGCAGGCGCCGCTGTCCTATGAGAAACCGGGCTCGTTCCTCGAAGGGCTTGCACCGCCCTCGACCGGCGGCCGCGTCGCCTGGCTCGGCGACCTCGGCGGCCATCTGCCGATCGAAGCGGGCATTCTCGATCTGTGCCAGGCGGCACTCGGCCGGTTCTCGGACCAGTCCTTCGCGGTTGAACCCTTGCTCCCGGATTTCGACTTCGAAGCGCTCTGGCAAGCCTTCGTGACGCTGCGCCAGGCCAGCAGCGGCTGCGCCCTCAAGGTCCATTACGACGACCCTTCCAGGCGTGGCATGCTGAAGCCGGAAGCCATATGGGAAATCGAGAACGCCATGCGGCTGACGGCGCCGCAGATCCGCGCGGCGTCGGTCGTGCGCACCTCCTGGCATCGGATGCTGCTGTCGATCTTCGACCGCTTCGACCTCATAGCCCTGCCCACCGCGCAGGTCTTCCCCTTCGAAGTCGGCATGCACTGGCCAAGCGAGGTCGCTGGACGGCCGATGGACAGCTATCACCGCTGGATGCAGGTTTCAGCCTTCGCCACGCTTGGCGGCTGCCCGGCGGTCAACGTACCGGTCGGCTTCGACGACAAGGGCCGGCCAATGGGCATGCAGCTGATCGGCCGGCCGCGTGGCGACCTCGCGGTGCTACGGGCGGCGACCGCCTATGAGGCGACACTGCCCTGGCAGGCCGGCGCCTGA
- a CDS encoding LysE family translocator, giving the protein MSLELYAAYVLACIVIILVPGPTVTLIIANSIRHGTRAGLANVAGTQAGLAIMIAIVGIGLNTLIAGMGHWFEWVRLIGAAYLIWMGVQMFRSKGTLNADGTARKPRGGFFLQGLLVALSNPKTLVFFGAFFPQFIAPQGNYSLQIVVMGLTAMIFAAMSDSTYALAAGRAGRLLSASRIKLMSRISGSFLVGGGLWLAFSRSK; this is encoded by the coding sequence ATGTCGCTGGAACTCTATGCCGCTTATGTTCTCGCCTGCATCGTCATCATCCTGGTGCCGGGACCGACGGTCACACTGATCATCGCCAACAGCATCCGCCACGGAACCCGCGCCGGCCTCGCCAATGTCGCCGGCACGCAGGCCGGGCTTGCCATCATGATCGCCATTGTCGGCATCGGCCTCAACACGCTGATCGCGGGCATGGGCCACTGGTTTGAATGGGTCAGGCTGATCGGCGCCGCCTATCTGATCTGGATGGGCGTGCAGATGTTCCGCTCCAAGGGCACGCTGAATGCCGACGGAACCGCTAGGAAGCCGCGCGGCGGCTTCTTCCTGCAGGGCCTGCTGGTGGCGCTGAGCAATCCCAAGACCCTGGTGTTCTTCGGCGCCTTCTTCCCGCAGTTCATCGCGCCGCAAGGCAACTATTCGCTGCAAATCGTCGTCATGGGCCTGACCGCCATGATCTTCGCCGCCATGTCGGATTCGACCTACGCGCTCGCCGCCGGCCGCGCCGGACGCCTGCTGTCGGCCAGCCGCATCAAGCTCATGTCCAGGATCAGCGGCAGCTTCTTGGTCGGTGGCGGCCTGTGGCTGGCGTTTTCGAGGTCGAAGTAA
- a CDS encoding nucleoside hydrolase, with translation MPQPRKIIIDTDPGQDDAVAILLALGSSELEIVGITAVAGNVPLKLTEKNARKICELAGRPEMKVYAGAIRPLARTLVTAEEVHGKTGLNGPQLPEPTMKLQEQYAVDFIVETLMKEESGTITLCPLGPLTNIALALIREPRIAPRIKEIVLMGGGFFEGGNVTPAAEFNIYVDPQAADLVFKSGIPIVMMPLDVTHKALTTTKRTQAFRALGTKVGIATAEMLEFFERYDEGKYGTDGGPLHDPCVIAYLLKPELFKGRNCNVSVETASELTMGMTVIDWWGVTKREKNAMVMREIDHDGFFALLVERLGRL, from the coding sequence ATGCCCCAACCACGCAAGATCATCATCGACACCGATCCCGGCCAGGATGATGCCGTCGCCATTCTCTTGGCGCTCGGCAGCAGCGAACTGGAGATCGTCGGCATCACCGCCGTTGCCGGCAACGTGCCGCTGAAGCTTACCGAAAAGAATGCCCGCAAGATTTGCGAACTGGCCGGCCGGCCAGAAATGAAAGTCTATGCCGGTGCCATCCGCCCCCTGGCGCGCACACTGGTCACCGCAGAGGAAGTGCATGGCAAGACCGGCCTCAACGGCCCACAGCTGCCCGAACCGACGATGAAACTGCAGGAGCAGTATGCCGTCGACTTCATCGTCGAGACGCTGATGAAGGAGGAGAGCGGTACCATTACGCTCTGCCCGCTCGGGCCGCTGACCAACATCGCACTGGCGCTGATCCGCGAACCACGGATCGCGCCGCGCATCAAGGAAATCGTGCTGATGGGCGGCGGTTTCTTCGAGGGCGGCAACGTCACGCCCGCGGCCGAATTCAACATTTATGTCGATCCGCAGGCCGCCGATCTGGTGTTCAAGTCCGGCATCCCGATCGTGATGATGCCACTCGACGTCACCCACAAGGCGTTGACCACCACCAAGCGCACGCAGGCCTTCCGCGCGCTCGGCACCAAGGTCGGTATCGCGACCGCCGAGATGCTGGAATTCTTCGAGCGCTACGACGAGGGCAAATACGGCACCGATGGCGGCCCGCTGCACGACCCCTGCGTCATCGCCTATCTCCTGAAGCCGGAGCTGTTCAAGGGCCGCAACTGCAATGTCAGCGTTGAGACCGCCTCGGAACTGACCATGGGCATGACCGTGATCGACTGGTGGGGTGTCACCAAGCGGGAAAAGAACGCCATGGTGATGCGCGAAATCGACCATGACGGCTTCTTCGCGTTGCTGGTGGAGAGGCTGGGGCGGCTTTAG
- a CDS encoding Hsp20 family protein: MSRMTPFSSPLLLGFDAMEKTLERLAKSGDSYPPYNIERLGGADGKAERLRITLAVAGFAESDLDVTTEENQLVVRGRQTDDTEREFLHRGIAARQFQRCFVLADGMRVIAAELKNGLLSIDLDRPESERLVRKINISVKD; encoded by the coding sequence ATGAGCCGAATGACGCCTTTCTCCAGCCCGCTTCTCCTTGGTTTCGACGCCATGGAAAAGACCTTGGAGCGCCTGGCGAAGTCCGGTGACAGCTACCCTCCCTATAACATCGAGCGCCTCGGCGGTGCCGACGGCAAGGCCGAAAGGCTGCGCATCACGCTCGCTGTCGCCGGTTTCGCCGAAAGCGATCTCGATGTGACAACGGAGGAAAACCAGCTGGTCGTGCGCGGCCGTCAGACCGACGACACCGAGCGCGAATTCCTTCATCGCGGCATCGCCGCGCGCCAGTTCCAGCGCTGTTTCGTGCTGGCCGACGGCATGCGCGTGATCGCGGCGGAGCTGAAGAACGGCCTTTTGTCGATCGACCTCGATCGGCCGGAGTCCGAGCGGCTGGTACGGAAAATAAATATATCGGTGAAAGACTGA
- a CDS encoding DUF1150 family protein, with protein MTRTDENITMTSGEFAHLGEGSVAYLRKVSSDELLGRFPNIGEIAPGLELWALFAANGQPILLSDARDRALAGAMENDLTTVAIH; from the coding sequence ATGACCAGAACTGACGAGAATATCACCATGACCAGCGGTGAATTCGCCCATCTGGGCGAAGGCTCGGTCGCTTATCTGCGCAAGGTCTCGAGCGATGAATTGCTCGGCCGCTTCCCCAACATCGGTGAAATTGCGCCCGGCCTGGAATTGTGGGCGCTGTTTGCCGCCAATGGCCAGCCGATCCTGCTTTCCGACGCGCGTGACCGCGCATTGGCCGGCGCCATGGAAAACGACCTGACCACCGTCGCCATTCACTAA
- the ptsN gene encoding PTS IIA-like nitrogen regulatory protein PtsN: MDLSDLISVPAILPALKANSKKQLLQLLSERAAAISGIPEREVFDTILQRERLGSTGVGNGIAIPHGKLAGVKRIAGVFARLETPVDFESLDDQPVDLVFLLLAPEGAGADHLKALSRIARVLRDADTVAKIRGTRDATAIHALLSDTQASHAA, from the coding sequence ATGGATCTGAGCGATCTTATCAGCGTTCCGGCGATTTTGCCGGCGTTGAAGGCGAACTCCAAAAAGCAGCTTCTGCAATTGCTTTCCGAGCGGGCGGCGGCGATTTCGGGCATTCCGGAGAGGGAAGTGTTCGACACCATCCTGCAGCGTGAGCGGCTGGGCTCGACGGGCGTCGGCAATGGCATCGCCATTCCGCATGGCAAGCTCGCCGGCGTGAAGCGCATCGCCGGTGTTTTCGCCCGGCTGGAAACACCGGTCGATTTCGAGTCGCTGGACGACCAGCCTGTCGATCTGGTGTTTCTGCTCCTGGCGCCGGAAGGGGCGGGCGCCGATCATCTGAAGGCCTTGTCGCGCATCGCACGCGTGCTGCGCGACGCTGACACGGTGGCCAAGATCAGGGGGACGCGCGACGCCACGGCGATCCACGCGCTGCTGTCGGACACGCAGGCCTCGCACGCCGCCTGA
- the hpf gene encoding ribosome hibernation-promoting factor, HPF/YfiA family → MNLRISGKHMDIGDAFRTRINDRVGEAIGKYFDRGFAGHVTVIKSGSRYSADCMIRLDSGASLQATGDAQDPTLAFEAAADRLETRLRRYKRRLKSHNSGNGNGDLTDIAYTVMAPLADDDEEIPEDFAPAIVAESTMTLKTMSVASAVIELDTKDSPVFVFRNAGTDHLNIVYRRPDGNIGWIDPSTTKVAQG, encoded by the coding sequence ATGAATCTGCGCATATCGGGAAAACATATGGATATCGGCGATGCGTTCCGCACACGCATCAACGATCGTGTCGGCGAGGCGATCGGCAAATATTTCGATCGCGGCTTTGCGGGACACGTCACCGTCATCAAATCGGGCTCGCGCTATTCGGCGGATTGCATGATCCGGCTGGATTCCGGCGCCTCGCTGCAGGCCACGGGCGATGCCCAGGATCCGACGCTCGCCTTCGAGGCTGCAGCCGATCGGCTGGAGACCCGGCTTCGGCGCTACAAGCGCCGTCTCAAATCGCACAATTCAGGCAATGGCAACGGCGATTTGACCGACATCGCCTATACGGTGATGGCGCCGCTCGCCGATGACGACGAGGAGATCCCGGAGGATTTCGCGCCGGCCATCGTTGCCGAATCGACCATGACGCTGAAGACCATGTCGGTGGCCTCCGCGGTCATCGAGCTCGATACCAAGGACAGTCCGGTGTTCGTTTTCCGCAACGCCGGAACCGATCATCTCAATATCGTCTATCGCCGGCCCGACGGAAACATTGGCTGGATCGACCCGTCCACGACCAAGGTCGCACAGGGATAA
- the rpoN gene encoding RNA polymerase factor sigma-54: MALAAKLQLRQSQSLVMTPQLMQSIRLLQFTHVELEHFIDEEIERNPLLERAEPQDDAASDQVQKIDAEPQAAAEGDWFENEAGWSAEAISEKLDTSLENLFPDDPGTSERLGPDLTAQWKSASGNGGGSSSEGLDAGDMAASAITLRDHVGEQIALAFVDPAARLIAGELADGLDETGYVRADLEEVATRLGTDTASVAEVLAVCQTFEPTGLFARDLAESLSLQLAARDRLDPAMKALVANLELLARRDFQTLKRICGVDEEDLLDMLAEIRALDPRPGMAFSGGASDAIVADVEVRAANDGSWTVELNAETLPRVLVDHIYFAQVSPHAKNQAEKDFLAECLQNANWLTRSLDQRAKTILKVASEIVRQQDAFLVHGVRQLKPLNLRTVADAIGMHESTVSRVTANKYMLTPRGVFELRYFFTASIAASGGGDAHSSEAVRDRIKQLIDEEKPVDVLSDDAIVDMLKESGVDIARRTVAKYREGMNIPSSVQRRREKRALASAGR, encoded by the coding sequence ATGGCGTTGGCGGCGAAACTACAGCTCAGACAGTCGCAGTCGCTGGTGATGACGCCGCAGCTGATGCAGTCGATTCGGCTGCTGCAGTTCACCCATGTCGAGCTTGAGCACTTCATCGACGAGGAGATCGAGCGCAACCCGCTTTTGGAGCGCGCCGAGCCGCAGGACGACGCCGCGAGCGACCAGGTGCAGAAGATCGATGCCGAGCCGCAAGCCGCCGCCGAGGGCGACTGGTTCGAGAACGAGGCGGGGTGGAGCGCCGAGGCGATCTCGGAAAAACTCGACACTTCGCTGGAGAACCTGTTTCCCGACGATCCCGGCACCAGCGAGCGGCTCGGACCCGACCTGACTGCGCAATGGAAATCGGCTTCCGGCAATGGCGGCGGCTCCTCGTCCGAGGGGCTCGACGCCGGTGACATGGCGGCGAGCGCCATCACTTTGCGCGACCATGTCGGCGAGCAGATCGCGCTCGCCTTCGTCGATCCCGCGGCGCGGCTGATCGCAGGCGAACTCGCCGATGGCTTGGACGAGACTGGCTATGTCAGGGCCGATCTCGAGGAGGTCGCCACGCGTCTGGGCACCGATACAGCGAGCGTGGCCGAGGTGCTGGCGGTGTGCCAGACTTTTGAACCGACCGGCCTGTTCGCCCGCGACCTTGCAGAATCTCTTTCGCTGCAGCTTGCCGCGCGCGACCGTCTCGACCCGGCGATGAAAGCCCTGGTCGCCAATCTCGAGCTTTTGGCGCGGCGTGATTTCCAGACGCTGAAGCGGATCTGCGGCGTCGACGAGGAGGATCTACTCGACATGCTGGCGGAGATCCGGGCACTCGATCCGCGCCCGGGCATGGCGTTTTCGGGCGGCGCCAGCGACGCCATCGTCGCCGATGTCGAGGTGCGCGCGGCCAATGACGGCAGCTGGACCGTCGAACTCAATGCCGAAACGCTGCCGCGCGTGCTGGTCGACCATATCTATTTCGCCCAGGTGTCGCCGCATGCGAAGAACCAGGCGGAAAAGGATTTCCTGGCCGAATGCCTGCAGAACGCCAACTGGCTGACGCGAAGCCTCGACCAGCGGGCAAAGACGATCCTCAAAGTGGCCTCGGAAATCGTGCGCCAGCAGGATGCGTTCCTGGTCCATGGTGTGCGCCAGCTGAAGCCGCTCAATTTGCGCACGGTGGCCGACGCCATCGGCATGCACGAATCGACCGTCAGCCGCGTCACCGCCAACAAATACATGCTGACCCCGCGCGGCGTGTTCGAACTGCGCTATTTCTTCACCGCCTCGATCGCCGCGTCGGGCGGCGGCGACGCGCATTCCTCGGAAGCGGTGCGTGACCGCATCAAGCAGCTGATCGACGAGGAGAAACCCGTCGATGTACTTTCGGATGACGCGATCGTCGACATGCTCAAGGAAAGCGGTGTCGATATCGCCCGGCGCACGGTCGCCAAGTACCGGGAAGGCATGAATATTCCGTCGTCGGTGCAGCGCCGGCGCGAGAAGCGGGCGCTCGCCAGCGCCGGGCGCTAA
- the lptB gene encoding LPS export ABC transporter ATP-binding protein: protein MASLSSLTARLPGRAAAKVSAPATITVDKTKFKGTLIAKGLTKSYKGRKVVSGVTLGVRAGEAVGLLGPNGAGKTTCFYMVTGLVPVDEGTIEIDGFDVTSMPMYRRARLGIGYLPQEASIFRGLNVEQNIRAVLEVVEKDRKVRERNLDELLEEFHISHLRKAPSMSLSGGERRRLEIARALATRPAYMLLDEPFAGIDPIAVADIQQLVRHLTARGIGVLITDHNVRETLGLIDRAYIIHAGQVLTHGRADEVVANPDVRRLYLGEGFTL from the coding sequence ATGGCCAGCCTGTCATCGCTGACGGCGCGTCTTCCGGGGCGCGCCGCAGCCAAGGTTTCGGCTCCGGCCACGATCACCGTCGACAAGACGAAGTTCAAGGGAACCTTGATCGCCAAGGGCCTGACCAAGAGCTACAAGGGCCGCAAGGTGGTCAGCGGCGTCACGCTGGGCGTGCGTGCCGGCGAGGCCGTCGGGCTGCTCGGCCCCAACGGCGCCGGCAAGACGACCTGTTTCTACATGGTCACCGGCCTGGTGCCGGTGGATGAAGGCACGATCGAGATTGACGGTTTCGACGTCACCTCGATGCCGATGTATCGTCGCGCCCGCCTCGGCATCGGCTATCTGCCGCAGGAGGCGTCGATCTTCCGCGGCCTCAACGTCGAGCAGAATATCCGCGCCGTGCTCGAAGTGGTCGAAAAGGACCGCAAGGTGCGCGAGCGCAATCTCGATGAGTTGCTCGAGGAATTCCACATCAGCCATCTGCGCAAGGCGCCATCCATGTCGCTCTCCGGCGGCGAGCGGCGGCGCCTGGAAATCGCACGCGCGCTGGCCACGCGCCCGGCCTACATGCTGCTCGACGAGCCCTTTGCCGGCATCGATCCGATCGCCGTCGCCGATATCCAGCAACTGGTGCGGCATTTGACGGCGCGCGGCATCGGTGTGCTCATCACCGACCACAATGTGCGCGAGACGCTCGGGCTGATCGACCGCGCCTACATCATCCATGCCGGCCAGGTGCTGACCCACGGCCGCGCCGACGAAGTGGTGGCGAACCCGGATGTGCGGCGGCTTTATCTCGGCGAGGGGTTTACGCTCTGA
- a CDS encoding LptA/OstA family protein encodes MWHNSLTRLAAATSALLLLGLVPSLAQSGASSQVSGLKLSGDKPIQIESDKLEVRQAENLAVFTGNVTVVQGPTLLKAGKMMVYYVKDPNAAAKGTEAAGAAMTGSANIDHLEVSSKVYIKSDDQVATGDNGTFDMKTQVLVLSGKEVVLSQGPNVLKGCKLTVQMKTGLANVDGCGGRVIMSMTPPKSDAPKAGATNP; translated from the coding sequence ATGTGGCACAATAGTTTGACACGGCTTGCGGCCGCAACTTCGGCGCTGCTCCTGCTGGGCCTTGTGCCGTCGCTGGCGCAGTCGGGTGCCAGCAGCCAGGTGTCCGGGCTCAAATTGTCCGGCGACAAGCCAATCCAGATCGAAAGCGACAAGCTGGAGGTGCGGCAGGCTGAGAACCTCGCCGTGTTCACCGGCAACGTCACCGTCGTCCAGGGGCCAACCCTGCTCAAGGCCGGCAAGATGATGGTCTATTATGTCAAGGATCCCAACGCGGCCGCCAAGGGTACCGAGGCGGCGGGTGCCGCGATGACCGGCTCCGCCAACATCGATCACCTGGAAGTCAGCAGCAAGGTCTACATCAAGTCCGATGACCAGGTTGCGACCGGCGACAATGGCACCTTCGACATGAAGACGCAGGTGCTGGTCCTGTCCGGCAAGGAAGTGGTGCTGTCGCAAGGCCCCAACGTGCTCAAGGGCTGCAAGCTGACCGTGCAAATGAAGACTGGCCTGGCGAATGTCGATGGTTGCGGCGGTCGTGTCATCATGTCGATGACTCCGCCGAAATCGGATGCGCCAAAGGCGGGAGCGACGAACCCCTGA
- the lptC gene encoding LPS export ABC transporter periplasmic protein LptC, with protein sequence MLARSNEPTSPETELAPPADGWTRGDAFDRAQRHSRRVRVLKFAVPLAAGLIAVAFPVYSYLAAPVSVAVQSEGAAFSNGKLVMANPKLNGFTKQKQPYSMTALRAIQDVNTQGIIELEGIDAKVPVGPDNVAAIKASHGIYDRDGNTMKMTSDVMITTTDGMQAKFKSVFLDMGKGTMKTDDPVDVSSGGSQITADSLSVQDNGKILVFEKRVRVNIDPASVKAAEAKGEEANVAQ encoded by the coding sequence ATGTTAGCGCGATCGAATGAACCGACCAGCCCCGAGACGGAGTTGGCTCCCCCGGCGGATGGCTGGACGCGGGGCGACGCGTTCGACCGCGCCCAGCGTCATTCGCGCCGCGTGCGCGTGCTCAAATTCGCCGTGCCGCTGGCCGCAGGGCTGATCGCCGTCGCCTTCCCGGTCTATTCCTATCTGGCCGCACCCGTCTCCGTCGCGGTGCAGTCGGAAGGCGCGGCCTTTTCCAACGGCAAGCTGGTGATGGCCAATCCCAAGCTCAACGGGTTCACCAAGCAGAAGCAGCCCTATTCGATGACGGCCCTGCGGGCGATACAGGATGTCAACACGCAAGGCATTATCGAGCTCGAAGGCATAGACGCCAAGGTGCCGGTCGGGCCGGACAATGTCGCCGCGATCAAAGCCTCGCACGGTATCTACGATCGCGACGGCAACACGATGAAAATGACCAGCGACGTCATGATCACCACGACCGACGGCATGCAAGCCAAGTTCAAATCGGTCTTCCTCGACATGGGCAAAGGCACTATGAAGACGGACGATCCCGTCGACGTCAGCAGTGGCGGGTCGCAGATCACAGCGGATTCCCTGTCGGTCCAGGACAATGGCAAGATCCTGGTGTTCGAGAAGAGGGTGCGCGTCAACATCGATCCCGCCAGCGTGAAGGCGGCTGAGGCAAAGGGCGAAGAAGCGAATGTGGCACAATAG
- the sppA gene encoding signal peptide peptidase SppA — protein sequence MALRADDLIDRRRLRRKLTFWRVAAIGIVALGVIALSAWFYRDDLGGSTVDHIAKVRIEGTITEDEELIKRLEDIRKSSKVKGVILAIDSPGGTTVGGESIYEEVRKVAADKPVVAEVGTLAASAGYMIASAADHIVARKTSIVGSIGVLIQYPDVSGLMDKLGIKLEEVKSSPLKASPSPFKPTNDDERAMVRKLILDSYDWFVGIVAERRKMTHEQALALADGSIFTGRQGVTNGLIDAVGGETEAIDWLATKGVDAKLKVVEWKDTERRGSFLWSKAMVKTVGSALGLPGYSSDVIHELGADRLFLDGLVSVWHP from the coding sequence ATGGCATTGAGAGCCGACGACCTGATCGACCGCCGCCGTTTGCGGCGCAAGCTGACATTCTGGCGTGTTGCGGCCATCGGCATCGTCGCCCTCGGAGTGATCGCGCTGTCGGCCTGGTTCTATCGCGACGATCTCGGCGGCTCGACTGTCGACCATATCGCCAAGGTCAGGATCGAAGGTACGATCACCGAGGACGAGGAACTGATCAAGCGTCTGGAAGACATCCGCAAGTCGTCGAAGGTGAAGGGCGTGATCCTCGCGATCGATTCCCCCGGCGGCACCACCGTCGGCGGTGAATCGATCTATGAGGAAGTGCGCAAGGTGGCTGCCGACAAGCCGGTCGTGGCCGAAGTCGGCACGCTCGCCGCATCGGCGGGCTATATGATCGCAAGTGCTGCCGACCACATTGTCGCCCGCAAAACCTCGATCGTCGGTTCGATCGGCGTGCTGATCCAGTATCCTGACGTCAGCGGCCTGATGGACAAGCTCGGCATCAAGCTGGAGGAGGTGAAATCCTCGCCGCTCAAGGCTTCACCTTCTCCCTTCAAGCCGACCAATGACGACGAGCGCGCCATGGTCCGCAAGCTCATCCTCGACAGCTACGACTGGTTTGTCGGCATCGTCGCCGAACGCCGCAAGATGACCCACGAACAGGCGCTGGCGCTTGCCGACGGATCGATCTTCACCGGCCGCCAGGGTGTCACCAACGGGCTGATCGATGCCGTCGGCGGCGAAACCGAGGCGATCGACTGGCTGGCGACCAAGGGCGTCGACGCCAAGCTCAAGGTGGTCGAATGGAAGGACACGGAGCGCCGCGGCAGCTTCCTGTGGTCAAAAGCCATGGTGAAAACGGTCGGCAGCGCGCTCGGCCTGCCGGGCTACAGCAGTGATGTCATCCACGAACTTGGCGCCGACCGCTTGTTTCTTGACGGCCTCGTTTCTGTCTGGCACCCTTGA
- a CDS encoding integration host factor subunit beta: MIKSELVQIIATRNPHLFLRDVENIVGAIFDEITDALAEGNRVELRGFGAFSVKNRPARTGRNPRTGESVEVEEKWVPFFKTGKELRERLNGGK, translated from the coding sequence ATGATCAAGTCCGAACTTGTGCAGATTATTGCCACGCGCAATCCGCATCTTTTCCTGCGCGACGTCGAAAACATCGTCGGCGCGATCTTCGACGAGATCACCGATGCTCTTGCCGAAGGCAACCGGGTCGAACTACGCGGTTTCGGCGCTTTTTCGGTGAAAAACCGTCCCGCCCGCACCGGCCGCAACCCGCGCACCGGTGAATCCGTCGAGGTCGAGGAGAAGTGGGTGCCGTTCTTCAAGACCGGCAAGGAACTGCGCGAAAGGCTGAACGGCGGCAAGTAG
- a CDS encoding DUF1049 domain-containing protein has protein sequence MLNRFMLIVVFVPLAIILIALAVANRELVAFTLDPFNPGNPKLTLTLPLFIFLFLALAIGMIVGSLATWVKQGRYRKLARQRGVEAENLRQAVSRAPSAPQGSVQGSVQGSTQGSALPKPTN, from the coding sequence ATGCTCAATCGTTTCATGCTCATCGTGGTCTTCGTGCCCCTGGCGATCATCCTGATCGCGCTGGCCGTCGCCAACCGCGAACTCGTCGCCTTCACGCTGGACCCGTTCAATCCCGGCAATCCGAAGCTGACGCTCACCTTGCCCTTGTTCATCTTCCTGTTCCTGGCGCTTGCCATCGGCATGATCGTCGGCAGCCTGGCGACGTGGGTCAAGCAGGGCCGCTACCGCAAACTGGCGCGCCAGCGCGGCGTCGAGGCGGAAAACCTGCGCCAGGCGGTCAGCCGCGCGCCGTCAGCGCCGCAAGGATCAGTTCAGGGATCGGTCCAAGGGTCGACCCAAGGGTCGGCATTGCCAAAGCCGACCAATTAA